In Electrophorus electricus isolate fEleEle1 chromosome 1, fEleEle1.pri, whole genome shotgun sequence, a single window of DNA contains:
- the cfap410 gene encoding cilia- and flagella-associated protein 410 isoform X1 has protein sequence MKLTRKLVLARAKASDLENVKKLNCWGCNLTDISIFSEIPNIEVLTLSANKISSLEHLSNCQNLTELYLRRNDIQNISELSHLKNLACLKVLWLAENPCCETDPVKYRLTVLRNLPCLHKLDNQVVTGEELALALEKGEEILSPPGPASASSTNGHTDADSETDPLNYSMEETNNIRAQLGMKPLPRDKFSSPREAGATPKKSHGLEAVLLLLKDLDVEELKIVQSATENKIRARCRGRRSPLRRTDHILPETMLN, from the exons ATGAAATTGACCAGAAAGCTCGTCCTGGCACGGGCCAAAGCATCGGaccttgaaaatgtaaaaaaactgAATTGCTG GGGTTGCAACCTAACAGAT ATCTCAATATTCTCAGAAATACCCAATATTGAGGTGTTAACATTAAG TGCCAATAAAATATCATCACTGGAACACCTCTCCAACTGTCAGAATCTGACAGAGCTTTACTTAAGGCGGAATGACATCCAGAATATCTCAGAGCTGAGCCACCTTAAGAACCTGGCCTGCCTCAAGGTTCTCTGGCTGGCAGAGAATCCATGCTGTGAGACAGACCCAGTCAAGTACCGCCTCACTGTTCTCCGAAACCTGCCTTGCCTGCACAAACTGGACAACCAGG TGGTGACGGGGGAAGAGCTTGCACTTGCTTTGGAGAAAGGGGAGGAAATTCTCAGCCCTCCTGGTCCTGCCTCAGCCAGTTCCACCAATGGCCACACAGATGCGGACTCTGAGACAGACCCCCTTAATTACAGCATGGAGGAGACCAA TAATATCCGCGCGCAGCTGGGGATGAAGCCGTTGCCTAGAGATAAATTTTCATCCCCACGAGAAGCAGGGGCTACCCCTAAGAAG AGCCACGGTCTGGAGGCCGTGCTGCTACTGCTCAAGGATCTGGACGTGGAGGAGCTGAAGATTGTTCAGAGTGCCACAGAGAACAAGATCAGGGCTCGCTGCAGAGGGAGAAGATCGCCACTCCGCCGTACTGACCATATACTGCCTGAAACAATGCTAAATTAA
- the cfap410 gene encoding cilia- and flagella-associated protein 410 isoform X2 — translation MKLTRKLVLARAKASDLENVKKLNCCANKISSLEHLSNCQNLTELYLRRNDIQNISELSHLKNLACLKVLWLAENPCCETDPVKYRLTVLRNLPCLHKLDNQVVTGEELALALEKGEEILSPPGPASASSTNGHTDADSETDPLNYSMEETNNIRAQLGMKPLPRDKFSSPREAGATPKKSHGLEAVLLLLKDLDVEELKIVQSATENKIRARCRGRRSPLRRTDHILPETMLN, via the exons ATGAAATTGACCAGAAAGCTCGTCCTGGCACGGGCCAAAGCATCGGaccttgaaaatgtaaaaaaactgAATTGCTG TGCCAATAAAATATCATCACTGGAACACCTCTCCAACTGTCAGAATCTGACAGAGCTTTACTTAAGGCGGAATGACATCCAGAATATCTCAGAGCTGAGCCACCTTAAGAACCTGGCCTGCCTCAAGGTTCTCTGGCTGGCAGAGAATCCATGCTGTGAGACAGACCCAGTCAAGTACCGCCTCACTGTTCTCCGAAACCTGCCTTGCCTGCACAAACTGGACAACCAGG TGGTGACGGGGGAAGAGCTTGCACTTGCTTTGGAGAAAGGGGAGGAAATTCTCAGCCCTCCTGGTCCTGCCTCAGCCAGTTCCACCAATGGCCACACAGATGCGGACTCTGAGACAGACCCCCTTAATTACAGCATGGAGGAGACCAA TAATATCCGCGCGCAGCTGGGGATGAAGCCGTTGCCTAGAGATAAATTTTCATCCCCACGAGAAGCAGGGGCTACCCCTAAGAAG AGCCACGGTCTGGAGGCCGTGCTGCTACTGCTCAAGGATCTGGACGTGGAGGAGCTGAAGATTGTTCAGAGTGCCACAGAGAACAAGATCAGGGCTCGCTGCAGAGGGAGAAGATCGCCACTCCGCCGTACTGACCATATACTGCCTGAAACAATGCTAAATTAA
- the orc2 gene encoding origin recognition complex subunit 2, whose amino-acid sequence MSPQKRTVDSGSLEVRFVGDEDVLEHIVEKHEGSKAGQSSVQSLVSLKSSQSALASSADVEEEEDVLFSEKDYVEALGVEASAQAGEENRSAPTGASVFTFQAMKRSKKMAQMASEWARTPGKSVSFSTLDSPEELPSPGCAVKKLAGQNKTPQKKVRFVSTTPHRLRKRISAPNLRSDSDSDFSPSNSEEEEGDEDDVEKRKCSEAQPKPPGTSSAAAAAVCKTPTKRSKTAPEPNLVEEYFEAHSSSKVLTSDRTLQKLQTPKLDRETLFRLLDGKPSCYGEEIDHLNKKHEKNFSKWMLQLQMGFNILLYGLGSKKHLLETFRTTMLSSCMHLVVNGFFPSITLKSILNAITSEVLEHDGSFRSPMDQIDFIVKTLKNDPDSHVYLIVHNIDGPMLRGENTQQALGQLASIPNMHLLASIDHINAPLVWDHSKMSVFNWLWYETTTFIPYMEETSYENSLLVQQTGALALSSLTHVLRSLTPNARGIFRLLAEFQLENKDNPSYTGLSFQDFYQRSREAFLVNSDITLRTQLTEFRDHKLIRTKKGADGVEYLTIPVDAGTLTDFLEKEDVE is encoded by the exons ATGAGTCCACAGAAGCGCACCGTTGATTCTGGAAGTTTGGAAGTCCGATTCGTGGGCGATGAAGATGTGCTTGAACACATTGTTGAGAAACATGAAG GGTCAAAAGCTGGCCAGAGTTCTGTGCAGAGCCTGGTAAGCCTGAAGAGCTCCCAGAGTGCACTGGCAAGTTCTGCAGAcgtggaagaggaggaagatgtgCTCTTCAGTGAGAAGGACTACGTAGAGGCACTTGGTGTAGAGGCTAGTGCACAGG CTGGAGAGGAGAACCGTTCAGCGCCTACCGGGGCCTCAGTGTTCACCTTCCAGGCTATGAAACGTTCCAAAAAAATGGCTCAGATGG cATCAGAGTGGGCCCGCACACCTGGGAAAAGTGTCAGCTTTAGTACTCTTGATAGTCCAGAGGAGCTACCCAGCCCTGGCTGTGCAGTCAAGA AGTTGGCCGGTCAAAACAAAACTCCACAGAAG AAAGTACGGTTTGTTTCCACGACCCCCCATAGACTGAGAAAGAGAATTTCAG ctCCTAATCTGAGGTCGGACAGCGACAGCGATTTCTCTCCCTCAAActcagaggaggaagagggtgaTGAGGATGATGTAGAAAAGAGGAAGTGTAGTGAAGCTCAGCCCAAGCCCCCCGGCACGAGCTcggcagctgctgctgctgtctgtaaGACACCTACCAAGCGAAGCAAGACAGCACCTGAG CCCAACCTGGTGGAGGAATATTTTGAAGCGCACAGCAGCTCGAAGGTCCTCACATCAGACAGGACGCTTCAAAAGCTCCAGACGCCCAAACTGGATCGG GAAACCCTGTTCAGGTTGCTGGATGGAAAGCCTTCCTGTTATGGGGAGGAGATCGATCATCTGAACAAGAAACATGAGAAGAATTTCAGCAAATGGATGCTGCAGTTACA AATGGGGTTCAACATCCTTCTCTATGGCCTGGGCTCCAAGAAGCACTTGCTGGAGACATTTCGTACCACTATGCTGTCCAGCTGCATGCACCTGGTGGTCAATGGCTTTTTCCCCAGCATCACCCTCAAATCG ATCTTAAATGCCATCACTAGTGAAGTGCTGGAGCACGATGGGAGTTTTCGTAGCCCTATGGACCAAATCGACTTCATTGTGAAAACCCTAAAAAATG ACCCGGACAGCCACGTGTACCTGATTGTCCACAACATCGATGGGCCCATGTTGCGTGGTGAAAATACCCAGCAGGCTCTGGGGCAGCTGGCATCAATTCCAAACATGCACCTGCTCGCTTCCATAGATCACATCAATGCCCCTCTTG TGTGGGACCACTCGAAGATGAGCGTGTTTAATTGGCTGTGGTACGAGACGACCACGTTCATACCGTACATGGAGGAGACGTCGTATGAGAACTCACTCCTGGTGCAGCAGACGGGGGCACTGGCACTCAGCTCCCTCACACATGTCCTGCGCAGTCTCACACCAAATGCCAG AGGAATCTTCAGACTGTTGGCTGAGTTTCAGCTTGAGAACAAAGACAACCCTTCATATACAG GTCTGTCTTTCCAAGACTTTTATCAGCGTAGTCGTGAAGCGTTCCTGGTGaacagtgacatcacactgagAACTCAGCTCACAGAGTTCAGAGATCACAAGCTCATCCGCACCAAGAAG GGAGCTGATGGAGTGGAGTATCTTACTATCCCTGTGGATGCAGGAACTCTGACAGACTTCCTGGAGAAAGAGGATGTCGAGTGA
- the cfap410 gene encoding cilia- and flagella-associated protein 410 isoform X3: MGCNLTDISIFSEIPNIEVLTLSANKISSLEHLSNCQNLTELYLRRNDIQNISELSHLKNLACLKVLWLAENPCCETDPVKYRLTVLRNLPCLHKLDNQVVTGEELALALEKGEEILSPPGPASASSTNGHTDADSETDPLNYSMEETNNIRAQLGMKPLPRDKFSSPREAGATPKKSHGLEAVLLLLKDLDVEELKIVQSATENKIRARCRGRRSPLRRTDHILPETMLN, translated from the exons at GGGTTGCAACCTAACAGAT ATCTCAATATTCTCAGAAATACCCAATATTGAGGTGTTAACATTAAG TGCCAATAAAATATCATCACTGGAACACCTCTCCAACTGTCAGAATCTGACAGAGCTTTACTTAAGGCGGAATGACATCCAGAATATCTCAGAGCTGAGCCACCTTAAGAACCTGGCCTGCCTCAAGGTTCTCTGGCTGGCAGAGAATCCATGCTGTGAGACAGACCCAGTCAAGTACCGCCTCACTGTTCTCCGAAACCTGCCTTGCCTGCACAAACTGGACAACCAGG TGGTGACGGGGGAAGAGCTTGCACTTGCTTTGGAGAAAGGGGAGGAAATTCTCAGCCCTCCTGGTCCTGCCTCAGCCAGTTCCACCAATGGCCACACAGATGCGGACTCTGAGACAGACCCCCTTAATTACAGCATGGAGGAGACCAA TAATATCCGCGCGCAGCTGGGGATGAAGCCGTTGCCTAGAGATAAATTTTCATCCCCACGAGAAGCAGGGGCTACCCCTAAGAAG AGCCACGGTCTGGAGGCCGTGCTGCTACTGCTCAAGGATCTGGACGTGGAGGAGCTGAAGATTGTTCAGAGTGCCACAGAGAACAAGATCAGGGCTCGCTGCAGAGGGAGAAGATCGCCACTCCGCCGTACTGACCATATACTGCCTGAAACAATGCTAAATTAA